One Streptomyces sp. CG4 genomic window, CAGGCGGACCAGGTCGCCCGGGACCTCCAGGGCGGAGCCCACCACGGAGGCGTGGGTCATACGGCCGGGGTGCTCGATGAGGGACTCGACGCCGCCGAGCGACTCGCCGAGGGTGAAGACCTTGGCGCGGTTGCACACCTCGACCGCCGCCTCCTCGCCGCCCTCGACGCGGAAGGACACCATGCCGCCGAACGCCTTCATCTGCTTCGAGGCGACCTCGTGGCCGGGGTGCTCGGGCAGGCCCGGGTAGAGCACCTGCGTCACGCGCGCGTGCCGGGTCAGCATGTCGGCGATCTTCGTGGCGTTCTCGCTGTGCCGGTCCATCCGCACCGCGAGGGTCTTGGCGCCGCGCAGCACCAGCCAGGAGTCGAAGGGACCGGCGACGGCGCCCATCGCGTTCTGGTGGTACGCCAGCTCCTCGCCGAGACCCTGGTCGGCGGTGATCAGCGCGCCGCCGACCACGTCCGAGTGACCGCCCATGTACTTGGTCAGGGAGTGGACGACGACGTCCGCGCCGAGCGACAGCGGCTGCTGGAGGTACGGCGTGGCGAAGGTGTTGTCGACGACGAGCTTCGCGCCCGCGTCGTGCGCGACCTGAGCGACGGCGGCGATGTCGGTGATGCCGAGCAGCGGGTTGGAGGGGGTCTCCACCCAGACGGCCTTGGTCTTCGGGGTGATCGCGGCACGTACGGCGGCCGGGTCGCTGGTGTCGGCGACCGACCACTCCACGCCCCAGCGGGTCACGACCTTGGCGAAGAGGCGGAACGTGCCGCCGTAGGCGTCGTTCGGGATCACCACGTGGTCACCGGGGCTGAGCAGCGTGCGCAGCAGGGTGTCCTCGGCCGCCAGGCCGGACGCGAAGGCGAGGCCGCGGCGGCCGCCCTCCAGCGCGGCGAGGTTCTCCTCAAGGGCGGTGCGGGTGGGGTTGGCGCTGCGGCTGTACTCATAGCCGCCGCGCAGCCCGCCGACGCCGTCCTGCTTGTAGGTCGAGACCTGGTAGATCGGCGGGACGACCGCGCCGGTGAGGGGATCCGCGGTGTTGCCCGCGTGGATCGCGAGGGTCTCGAAATGCTGACTGATGTGCCTGTCGCTCATGTGCACCGAGCGTAGCCCGCTCGGCCGGTCGCTGACGTCCCCGAGGCGAGGGGAGCTCCAGACGGAGGGATTTCCCTGTGTGGGCCGAGCCTTGTGCGGGCCGGGCCTTGTCCCGGGCGGCCCGGCCGTCGGGCCTTCCTGCGATGACCTTCCTGCCATGACCTTCCTGTCATGGCCTTCCTGTCATGACCCGGACCGGAGTTTTCCACAGCCTGGTGGCGGGGTTCGCCATTTGTCGGCGGCGTCTGGTTCGCTTGGTGCATGGCGATTCTCTGGCTGCTGATGGCGCTGCTCATGCTGAGCTTCGTGCTGCTCCCGCTCATGCGGCGCAGGCGCGGGGTGATCGAGCAGGTTCCCCCGGGACACCCGGACGCCGCCGACCCGGCGGCCTACGGCTTCGTGCGCCAGGAAGAGCTGGACGTGCGCATGCCCGGCCCGGACCAGGACCTGCTGGACGTCCTGGAGTTGGT contains:
- a CDS encoding cystathionine gamma-synthase, which translates into the protein MSDRHISQHFETLAIHAGNTADPLTGAVVPPIYQVSTYKQDGVGGLRGGYEYSRSANPTRTALEENLAALEGGRRGLAFASGLAAEDTLLRTLLSPGDHVVIPNDAYGGTFRLFAKVVTRWGVEWSVADTSDPAAVRAAITPKTKAVWVETPSNPLLGITDIAAVAQVAHDAGAKLVVDNTFATPYLQQPLSLGADVVVHSLTKYMGGHSDVVGGALITADQGLGEELAYHQNAMGAVAGPFDSWLVLRGAKTLAVRMDRHSENATKIADMLTRHARVTQVLYPGLPEHPGHEVASKQMKAFGGMVSFRVEGGEEAAVEVCNRAKVFTLGESLGGVESLIEHPGRMTHASVVGSALEVPGDLVRLSVGIENVDDLLADLQQALG